A single region of the Nicotiana sylvestris chromosome 6, ASM39365v2, whole genome shotgun sequence genome encodes:
- the LOC104225172 gene encoding probable alpha-mannosidase At5g13980, which translates to MKNMAKFETWFLILMVCGLWVVEAKYMVYNTSQGIVPGKLNVHLVPHTHDDVGWLKTVDQYYVGSNNSIQGACVENVLDSLIPALLADKNRKFIYVEQAFFQRWWRNQSPGMQSTVRQLVNSGQLEFINGGWCMHDEAATHYIDMIDQTTLGHKYIKEQFNVTPRIGWQIDPFGHSAVQAYLLGTEVGFDSLFFGRIDYQDRAKRKIEKSLEVIWRGSKSLGSSTQIFAGAFPENYEPPSRFYFEVNDDSPPVQDDVNLFDYNVQERVNDFVAAALSQANITRTNHIMWTMGTDFKYQYAHTWFRNMDKLIHYVNQDGRVNALYSSPSIYTDAKHALDESWPLKTDDYFPYADRINAYWTGYFTSRPALKLYVRMMSGYYLAARQLEFFKGRSEKGPTTDLLADALAIAQHHDAVSGTSKQHVADDYAKRLFIGYKQAEDLVSNSLACMVESASASGCKNPRINFKQCPLLNISYCPPTEADLAPGKKLVVVVYNSLGWKRTDVVRIPVVNENVIVQDSTGKEIESQLLPIVKASIAIRDYYATAYVGESPTSSPKYWLAFTATVPPLGFNSYVVTSGKRAVAASIPQTFYKTDVSQSDAVEVGPGNLKVLYSANGGKFTQYFNKRNQVRSSLEQSFSYYSADDGSKDAWKDLQASGAYVFRPNGSFPIHSEEKVSVTILQGPLLDEVHQNINSWIYQITRVYKEKEHVEVEFTVGPIPIDNGIGKELVTHIQTDIKSNKTFYTDSNGRDFLKRIRDYRADWDLQVNQPAAGNYYPINLGMFLKDNSNEFSVLVDRAVGGSSLVDGQLELMLHRRLLHDDGRGVAEALNETVCALGKCMGLTVQGKYYLRVDPVGEGAKWRRSFGQEIYSPLLLAFSEQDGDKITKLQVPTFTGIDPSYNLPNNVAIITLQELEDHTVLLRLAHLYEVDEDKDLSVTASVELKRLFPKKKINKIKEMSLSANQEREEMEKKRLKWKAEAPNDSPVVPRGKPVDPTKLVVELAPMEIRTFVIDLSQSLSASEVWKSHMSL; encoded by the exons GGAGCTTGTGTTGAGAATGTGTTGGATTCATTGATTCCAGCATTATTGGCTGATAAAAACCGGAAGTTCATTTATGTCGAACAG GCTTTTTTCCAGCGTTGGTGGAGGAACCAGAGCCCTGGAATGCAGAGCACAGTCAGACAGCTTGTCAACTCGGGTCAACTTGAGTTCAT AAATGGGGGTTGGTGCATGCATGATGAGGCAGCAACGCATTACATTGACATGATAGATCAGACAACTCTAGGGCACAAATACATCAAAGAACAGTTCAATGTTACTCCTAGAATTGGCTGGCAAATTGACCCTTTTGGACATTCCGCTGTTCAGGCATACCTTCTGGGAACTGAG GTTGGATTCGACTCTCTTTTCTTTGGACGCATAGACTACCAAGACAGAGCGAAGAGGAAAATTGAGAAGAGCCTTGAGGTCATCTGGCGTGGTTCTAAAAGCCTTGGTTCATCCACACAA ATATTTGCTGGTGCATTCCCTGAGAATTATGAACCTCCCAGCAGATTTTATTTTGAAGTCAATGATGATTCGCCCCCTGTTCAG GATGATGTCAACCTGTTTGACTACAATGTCCAAGAGCGGGTCAAtgattttgttgctgctgctttgTCACAA GCTAATATTACTCGCACAAATCATATAATGTGGACCATGGGAACTGATTTCAAGTACCAATATGCTCATACATGGTTCCGGAATATGGACAAGCTCATTCACTACGTGAACCAA GATGGTCGTGTCAATGCCTTATATTCGAGCCCTTCAATTTATACTGATGCAAAACATGCTTTGGATGAGTCATGGCCTCTCAAGACGGATGACTATTTTCC GTATGCAGATCGTATTAATGCTTATTGGACTGGATATTTTACAAGCAGGCCTGCTCTCAAACTCTATGTTAGAATGATGAGTGGCTATTATTTG GCAGCAAGGCAATTGGAATTCTTTAAAGGAAGAAGTGAGAAAGGACCAACAACTGACTTGTTGGCTGATGCCCTAGCCATTGCTCAACATCATGATGCCGTCAGTGGCACTTCAAAGCAACATGTTGCTGATGATTATGCAAAACGACTATTTATAGGTTACAAGCAG GCTGAGGATTTAGTGTCTAATTCACTTGCTTGTATGGTGGAATCAGCTTCTGCATCTGGATGCAAGAATCCTCGGATAAATTTCAAGCAG TGCCCACTGCTGAATATAAGTTATTGTCCCCCAACAGAAGCTGATCTTGCTCCTGGCAAAAAATTA GTGGTTGTCGTGTACAATTCTCTTGGGTGGAAAAGAACAGATGTTGTCAGAATCCCT GTTGTCAATGAAAACGTCATCGTTCAGGATTCCACTGGAAAAGAAATTGAATCACAGCTTCTGCCAATAGTCAAAGCTTCAATAGCAATAAGGGACTATTATGCTACCGCATATGTTGGTGAATCCCCTACTTCAAGCCCCAAATATTGGCTTGCGTTTACTGCTACTGTTCCACCTTTGGGCTTTAACTCCTATGTTGTAACAAGTGGTAAACGAGCAG TTGCTGCTTCAATACCGCAGACGTTCTACAAAACTGATGTAAGTCAAAGTGATGCTGTAGAAGTGGGGCCGGGGAACTTGAAAGTGTTATATTCTGCAAATGGAGGGAAGTTCACTCAATATTTTAACAAGAGAAACCAG GTTAGAAGCTCTCTGGAGCAATCATTCAGTTATTATTCCGCAGATGATGGAAGCAAGGATGCGTGGAAAGACCTTCAG GCTTCTGGAGCATATGTATTTCGCCCAAATGGTTCATTCCCCATCCACTCTGAGGAAAAG GTTTCAGTTACCATTCTACAAGGTCCACTGCTTGATGAAGTTCATCAAAATATCAATTCATGGATATATCAG ATCACTAGAGTGTACAAGGAAAAGGAGCACGTTGAAGTTGAGTTCACT GTTGGCCCCATACCTATTGACAACGGAATTGGGAAAGAGCTGGTGACTCATATTCAAACTGACATCAAAAGCAACAAAACATTTTATACTGATTCTAATGGACGTGATTTCCTTAAAAGG ATTCGAGATTATAGAGCTGATTGGGATCTTCAAGTGAACCAACCTGCTGCTGGAAATTATTATCCT ATCAATCTTGGAATGTTCCTGAAAGACAACAGCAACGAGTTCTCAGTTTTAGTTGATAGAGCTGTAGGTGGATCCAGCCTTGTTGATGGTCAATTGGAGCTAATGCTTCACAG GAGGTTACTGCATGATGATGGAAGAGGTGTTGCTGAAGCACTAAATGAAACCGTCTGTGCTCTTGGAAAATGCATGGGCTTGACT GTCCAAGGCAAGTACTATCTCAGGGTTGATCCTGTTGGAGAGGGAGCTAAATGGCGGAGGTCATTTGGACAGGAGATATATTCTCCATTGCTTTTAGCTTTTAGTGAGCAG GATGGGGATAAAATTACAAAATTACAAGTTCCAACCTTTACAGGGATAGATCCATCTTACAATCTGCCTAATAATGTTGCAATAATCACCCTTCAG GAGCTTGAAGATCACACAGTCCTCCTCAGATTGGCTCATTTATACGAG GTTGATGAAGATAAGGATCTATCCGTCACGGCAAGTGTAGAATTGAAAAGATTGTTCCCAAAGAAAAAG ATAAACAAGATTAAAGAGATGAGTTTATCTGCAAACCAAGAAAGAGAGGAAATGGAGAAGAAAAGACTAAAGTGGAAAGCAGAAGCTCCTAATGATTCGCCAGTCGTGCCAAGAGGGAAACCCGTTGATCCTACAAAGCTGGTGGTAGAGCTTGCCCCAATGGAAATCCGCACCTTTGTTATCGATCTCAGCCAGAGTTTGTCAGCTTCAGAAGT TTGGAAGTCACATATGTCACTATAA